The following are encoded in a window of Rosa chinensis cultivar Old Blush chromosome 4, RchiOBHm-V2, whole genome shotgun sequence genomic DNA:
- the LOC112198599 gene encoding peroxisome biogenesis factor 10, translating to MATGIKPNSATMVCVISACAKLKDAALSERVFGQNRVHADLFEFEMTANKLEVKVAGPYGLPLTPARRALFIVYRTALPYVGERISSRSANLGILLADSQSDEVYSFSAQSSSITRAASSSTPPASVSALKRLKQRLNELWLSAVRKWPTLEFLQLVICANLMFFYFEGLYYHISKHAAGIHYVFIGKPSNQVYQ from the exons ATGGCTACTGGGATTAAACCCAATTCGGCGACAATGGTGTGTGTCATTTCTGCTTGCGCAAAGTTGAAGGATGCGGCTTTGAGTGAGAGGGT ATTCGGCCAAAATCGGGTACATGCTGATctgtttgaatttgagatgactGCAAATAAACTAGAAGTAAAG GTTGCAGGGCCTTATGGGCTGCCTTTAACTCCAGCAAGGCGTGCACTTTTCATTGTGTACCGGACGGCTCTTCCTTATGTTGGAGAAAGAATTAG TTCTCGATCTGCTAACCTTGGCATTCTCCTTGCTGATTCCCAGTCTGATGAGGTTTACAGCTTCAGTGCTCAGTCTTCTTCAATCACTCGCGCCGCATCTTCCTCCACGCCGCCGGCTTCTGTTTCAGCTCTCAAAAGATTGAAGCAGAGATTGAATGAATTGTGGCTTTCTGCAGTTCGGAAATGGCCTACA CTCGAATTTCTGCAGTTGGTCATATGTGCCAACCTGATGTTCTTTTACTTTGAAG GTCTCTACTATCATATATCGAAACATGCTGCAGGCATTCATTATGTGTTCATTGGAAAACCATCTAACCAAGTTTATCAGTAA
- the LOC112198600 gene encoding uncharacterized protein LOC112198600: protein MVVGCCKEIVHTWLSKFPAVQFCSLSDDAFGDIAGMESDLFSSYAESFCAALVVASISSFVIHHKFTAMLYPLRVSSMGINDVWSQYVDGAIVTTAQLESISENQGNGVVIEKMESSNLLFKELDVTDRNIITHLSKDSELPRKVEDTDCYWKWFASNLASGGASSLLFVYSLYYACTHLARDSKATKKGGERQFNGLVDVCRKTLKSDGIAGLYHGSIISCVEAIMVIKAMPERRLVSPEVLGVHFLFLTCF from the coding sequence ATGGTTGTTGGCTGTTGTAAAGAAATTGTTCACACTTGGTTGTCAAAATTTCCAGCAGTTCAATTTTGCAGTTTAAGCGATGATGCATTTGGAGATATTGCTGGTATGGAATCTGATCTTTTCAGTTCATATGCTGAATCATTTTGTGCTGCTCTAGTTGTTGCTTCCATTTCCTCATTTGTAATCCACCATAAGTTCACCGCCATGCTGTACCCCCTCCGTGTTAGTTCTATGGGCATAAATGATGTTTGGTCGCAATATGTTGATGGCGCCATAGTGACTACAGCACAACTGGAATCAATCTCTGAGAACCAAGGGAATGGAGTCGTAATTGAGAAAATGGAGAGCTCCAATCTCCTATTTAAGGAACTGGATGTTACTGACAGGAACATAATTACTCATCTTTCAAAAGACTCTGAGCTCCCACGCAAAGTTGAAGACACGGATTGTTATTGGAAATGGTTTGCTAGTAACTTGGCCTCAGGAGGtgcttcttctcttctctttgtcTACTCCTTGTACTATGCTTGTACCCATTTGGCTCGTGATTCTAAGGCTACAAAGAAGGGAGGAGAACGACAATTCAATGGTCTGGTTGATGTCTGTAGGAAGACATTGAAATCTGATGGTATTGCAGGTCTATATCATGGATCCATTATATCATGTGTTGAAGCAATTATGGTGATTAAAGCAATGCCAGAGAGAAGACTGGTTTCTCCTGAAGTCCTAGGggttcactttctttttcttacaTGTTTTTAA
- the LOC112197763 gene encoding probable prefoldin subunit 2 codes for MSSSKAEEPVNEQAVANKFAAMRSELNQIYSKITELEMDVSEHSLVINAIQPLDPSRRCFRMIGGVLVERTIKEVLPAVQRNKEGIEEVITRLNEALERKKKEISDFEAKYKIRIRKNDSEEKDDGARKEGTAQGVLVGPAGGSE; via the coding sequence ATGTCTAGTAGTAAAGCTGAAGAACCTGTAAATGAGCAAGCAGTTGCAAATAAGTTTGCTGCCATGAGGTCTGAACTCAACCAAATTTACTCTAAAATCACTGAGCTAGAGATGGACGTGAGTGAGCACTCATTGGTGATCAATGCCATCCAGCCACTCGACCCATCCAGGCGGTGCTTCCGAATGATTGGAGGTGTGCTGGTGGAGAGAACCATCAAGGAGGTCCTGCCTGCTGTGCAGCGTAACAAAGAAGGGATTGAGGAGGTTATTACTCGGCTGAATGAGGCTttggaaaggaagaaaaaagaaatttctgACTTTGAGGCCAAGTACAAGATCCGGATAAGAAAGAACGACAGTGAGGAGAAGGATGATGGTGCTCGCAAAGAAGGAACTGCTCAAGGAGTCCTGGTCGGCCCTGCTGGTGGAAGCGAATGA